AAATGCCTATGGAATATATAGGTTTAATTCTCTTCTCCAAATTATGGAATGTTTAGCCCTTAGTAATTTTGTATTAACCAGGAGAGACTGCCACTCCTTCTGAGCGGGGAACGAAGATAAATCTGTATCTGCCCTATTTTGAGGGACAAGGCCAGTTATATTGACCATTAGTACAAATTCAAATACTTCTGTGTCTCTGATAGTCTCATGGGAAATAACTAAAGCTTTTGACTTAATAGGCAAAAAAATAATCCTTCCTGGTCTAGAAAAGAGTGGGAGGAAATGGAAGTATTTTTGTCCTCTAGGCTCTCAGAGAGTTCTTGTTCTCTCATATGGGGATAGAATTAAGTCATATATCAATAAACTATGAACTGCCTCTTTCATGCAAAGTTTCCCATACTTTGAAAATGGGGCAATTCATTTCACAGCAATTACCTTATCCATTGCAAAGAAGAGCCATGTGGAAGAAAAAGATATCCTCCTCAATAAGATAGGAAGTAGTGTTACTGTTTTCCAGTGAATTTTAAGAGAACAAGAAGAAAGTTCTCAACCTATGAATTTGCAGATACAAATAGAAATGCTTTGCTTGGTATGAAAAGATACTTAGTCATACAGGAAGGTTTTGTTAGGGATGTATTTTCCAGGATCCACTTTGTTATCCCAAGCATTTGCTAGCCTTTTCGCTTTTTTAGTTTCGAGTCTATGGATCTTTATCTAGTATACATTGATTAGGTACTTCTGCATATTAGGCCCTAATTCAGCTGGTCTTGGcattttgaattaaagtttaGTACATTTTCCTACTTGCTtagcaattttattcatttcatttgaatGTTTTTTAGTCTCCTTTGTTAAGAGTCTGAATTAGGATTTGGAAGTGGATTCTTGAGAAAAACATCTGTTCTATTATCTAAGTTGTATTTCACTGCTAATATACAACAGCTATGGTTTTTAGTTgtagaaatacacacacacacacacacacacacacacacacagactgggggtggggagtcgtaaaatcagctttttaaaatgtatttataatataaaccAAGAATTTCTTTTAGAATATAATAGAAGAGTGTGGATTAATTTCTTATGGACCACAGTTCAGTTTATGCAGACATACCATTATATACACTTCTAATAATCATACGGATTATTGACAGTTATAACACATTGCAGTGATTACCCTTATAGCTGTATATGGATGGAAAACTACTTCTCCAGTTATCAATTGTACTTAGTACTTTCAAAGTCTATCAAAAGCTGTTTAGAGActgctggatggctcagcggtagcacatctgcctttggcttaaggcatGGTCCCGGGCTCCTGGGGTCGAGTTCTacattgcttctccctctgcctatgtctctgcctctctttctgtgtgtctgtcatgaataaataaataaaatctttaaaaaaaagaaaagaagctggtTTAGCTGGCAAAGATCAAGCCCAATCATGAGTAAGGAAGGCGTGCTTAGggtgtatatgtgtttgtgggaggagggagacatCCTGAAGGACTTTAAGTAGAATCAGAatactccttttttgtttttttggttttttgtccATAACCTGTATTTGAGCATGGTTCTAAGGACCTACTTTCTTGCTCGTCTTTCTAGACTATCGAGGGACATGAGAAATGGCACAACAATCACAGAGTTCATCCTGGTAGGCTTTCCTGATATCCAAGGACTACAAATCCCTCTCTTTATAGTGATCTTTTTCATCTACATATTAACCCTTGTGGGCAATGGGCTCATAATTGTCATTGTGTGGGCAGAGCCCAGGCTACAAATACCAATGTACTTCTTCCTTTGCAACTTGTCCTTCCTAGAGACGTGGTACACCACCACAGTCATCCCCAAACTGTTGGAGACTTTTGTGGTGGCAAGAGCAACCATTTCCATCCCCTGCTGTCTACTGCAGTCCTTCTTCCACTTTTTCCTGGGTACCACTGAGTTCTTTATCCTCACCATCATGTCTTTTGACCGTTACCTGGCCATCTGCAAGCCCCTTCGCTACCCCACCATTATGACCAGCAACCTCTGCCTGCAACTTGCACTCAGCTCCTGGATGGTCGGCTTTACCATTGTCTTTTGTCAGATGCTTCTGCTCATCCAGTTGCCATTTTGTGGCAACAATGTCATCAATCATTTCTACTGTGATGTTGGTCCCATTTTGAAAGCAGCCTGCGTAGACACAAGCATTCTGGAGCTCCTGGGTCTTTTGGCGACCATcctggtgatcccagggtcactcCTCTTCACAGTAATTTCTTATATCTATATCCTGTCCACCATCCTACAGATCCCTTCAGCCACTGGCAGACAAAAGACTTTCTCTACCTGTGCCTCTCACCTGACGGTAGTCTCCCTGCTGTATGGTGCTGTCTTGTTCATGTACCTGAGACCCACAACACACTCTTCCTTTAAGATTAATAAGGTGGTGTCAGTGCTAAATACTATCCTCACACCCCTTCTGAATCCCTTCATTTACACAATTAGAAACAAGGAGGTTAAAGCAGCCCTAAGGAAGACAATGACTTGTCCAAAGACTCATCATCCAGAGTAAAACATGCAACATGCGacagatacaaaaattaaatgtgaaagaAGACTGTGGAGAAGataaaaatgtgaaagtaaaCTATGACGGTTAAGGTCTCCTATAAAGAGTTTGTTACCTATAAATGAACCAAGAGTCCTCCTTCAAAAGAAGTGAACTCATTCTCCAACAAGGAAATCCCAGAATACCTTCAGATGCATGAAGTAGGACTAAGGACTTTTTCAATTATAAGCAGAATGTAGAAACCACAAAGGTCAAGGACAACTgtcattaactttaaaaaaaatgtaaggaatcCTGTCTCCCTGTTTGTTTATAATAACTCTTCTTGCCTCATTTCCTTGTCAAAGGCATAAAACATCCCACGCATTTTCTCAGTACTTAGTTTCTTCACAGTATACGTCAGGCTCCTAATCAACTCTAATGggtctttcaaaaatgttttaaataagcCAGGTTTTTGTTTGATAAGGGGactttaattttaatagaatacAAATGTTTCCATACCTGTAAAGGTGTTTATTTCCAGATAACAACAAAACTTGAGGACATGATGTGAAAATGTCCAACTGAATTAGGCCAGTTCCTATGCTTCAATCTAGGTAAGCCAGGTGCCTAGGAAACCAAAAGAAGTCAGAGAGCCAACTATGAAGGCTTTCTTCCTGGAAAACTCAGCCCCAAGTTTACATTAAAGACAGGGCTTACATGTAAGGTTATCATATAAGGTCCCTCAAGGCAAATGACAAACCCATTCATTTAACCATGTTCTCAGGCAAGACATTTGGCAGAAAAGGTTTACTACAAAATGATGATGGAGGTGAGCCATAGTTTGTAAGAATgagtattatatatacataccccTCTTCCCACAGCAAAGAAAGTGTATCATTAAAAGCCCAttaaactgtgatttttttaaagaaaggattgaTGCACATTCCTTTTAATATTGAATTGAAAattgcaaaagcaaaacaaagtgtAATGAGATGAAAATGTTATTATCTCAACTGTCCAATCTGATTTATCTTAGAATTTGAAGGCAGAGAGACCCTAAGGATGAATATTTTCAAGAGCCCTATCATCAAAAGCATGGTTTAAATTGCCCTGAATGAGAAAATCTGGGTAATATCTAAGTGCTCCTCAGAGAGGAAAAGTAAAGAGAGGAGAAATGAGCCAAAAAGAGGAATTTACCAGAAGTCTCCAAGTTGGGGAGCCTACAGAACATTTTAAGGATGGAGATGCCTATCCTCAATTTGAGACCACATTTCTATGCTGTCCAACTGCTTTCTCCTGGAACCTTCAGTAAAGTCTCCTACATTACCAAATATACATATGAGCAGGATGTGTATGTCACACTCATTCACATACGTGTATGTGAATACATATGTGTGTAATGCAAGGAAGAACTGAGTTTCTTGTCTGGAATGATGTGGTTTGGATTAGAGACAGCAATGGCTACAGAATATGCAGAAATTTTAGGAAGAACGTCAGACTTTCATTAACTTGGGCATGGCTCCAGGTAACCTATATCTAGGGGAACTGAGACACCTGggttatattatattatattaaaaaaattttttaatctgcTTTCAAGTTTCACAAATATTAGTTTTCCTAGATTTAGCTTATCTAAGAGTTACCTATTTGATGGCAGACAGAGGGTAACATAAAACACCTTGACAGATCTTATAAAAGGAGAGAACAAATGTGAGAGTACGACTCCACGTTCACGAAAATCAAAATAGTGCCATTTACTCatgcatttttcatattttatttatatgttggtATCATGTACCAAGCAATGTGCTGGGTACTGAttctgttggggaaaaaaatacatttttttaatattctcccaGAAAATCGGTGCTTGGAGTTGGAAATACCAGAGTTGGAAAAGTCTATCCAACAAAGAAGCTCCAACACCTGAATATCAAGAATGAAATGAGTTACAAGACTTCTAGGCAGCCCTGTCTTAGATCTTCACCAATATGGTCTCACCAAAGTCCCCAAGAGGTATGTTGTCTACTTCCAGTGCCTGCAGGAGCCAGAGTGCTATTTTGGGGAAAAGGAGCCCTGGCCACAGAGACAACATACCGTAGCTTGATTTCACATTGCTTCTTGTTTCTTAGGGCTCTAGAGCCCAAATACCTTCCCCAACTGTACACACCCCAACTTTCTCCAAGAGAATAAGAAATTACAGAAGAAGTCatccaagaaaataagaaattacacAAGAAGTCATCCATTGGATAAGTCATCCAATATCATAAACAACCCCTTACTCAGATCCCTggatattaattatttttctactaCTCGTAGCTCTAATGATAGGGTTGAGTTTGTGCATACATCTGAGCCAAATCCTTGACAAGGAGCTCTTGAGTTAATTTGTTCCTGAAAAATGTACACACTTTAAGCAAAGCCATTGTTTTTGTGATATGTTCCAATTACATATTAGTTAATAAGAGCAGGGTTCAAGTACTCAAATTGGAGGAGATACAGAGTTAGACAAGGTTAAGTAAGTTTCTTCACCACTCAATTTCTCAGAACATTTAATgctatgttgaaaaaaaaattctaactccCAGGCTTACACATATAAAACTGCCTATTATATCATCTTATTTTTACTGAGAACTGTGTCCACTATTACTGATGTAAACCAGAGCAGTGGCCATTTCAAAAGCAGCCTTTACAATCCTTTCCTCAACCAATCAAATGGTAACCTCATGTTCCTGTCTTATTTGGGCAAAACTTCCTTTCCTTATTTACAAAGTAGTCCTTCCCTTGTAACTCACAGAGCCCAAAGTCACTTTTGAGAGATACAGCTCTCCCTTACTTGTCAAGTAATAAATTCAGCTTTACCTGTTCAGTTCTAGTCACCTTCACGCACATTAGAAATCCCCAAGAGAAAGATAGAGAATATGCCTTTCTTTCCCAAGCTTCCCCAGCTACTTCCCCACTTTTTTCAGTTACCTCAGACTAAAGATTTCCTGCTGTCTTCCTTAAAGTCCATCTAAAGTCATCTCTGTTTTTATCAGACTCTTATAATTCCATTATATTCATAAATGACCAATCAACttagagataaaaatttaaaactccaaTACAAGAAAGGTTGAGGTGCAATACACAAAGAATTGGATGTGATTACATATTCACCTAAGCATCTAGTGCCTGAACAATTGGCTCACCACCCCCCTTTGAATGACATATTCTCCTTGCAAGTTTAAAGGACTCCAATTATAAAAATGCCATTTACACATAACTCTTCCAGAACCATCTGCTTCTGTACCTGGTATTCGCTAGTCTTGGACTAAACAACTAAAAGAGTAGAGCTATACACACTTTCAGAGGACCCCCCTCCACTGATTACCCCCAGcacttttggaaaataatctCTCCAAGATTATTCTTCCAAGTGCAGAAGCAACCATTTTCCTCATAATTAGTTCTTTGCTCttcaaatattattaaagaaaaaaataacaacctaATGCCCCCCATCTCCACACTGTGGCTTTAGTCCAAGCACTGGATCTACAATAATAACTTTGTAAATCCCCTTTCTATAGCCCCTCTTGAACTTTTCATTCTCCTCAGGAGCCAGaaagatcttattaaaatgtatatataatcatgTCACTTAATTAAAATCCTTCGATGGCTTCCCATTAACTGTAGCAGATAATGCTTAAGATCTTTGATCTATCAGATCTGATCCTTGTTCACAATACCAGGTCCatctcatatatttttctattgttctCTGACCCTAGACCCTATCCTCTCAGTTTCTCCAACACCTGAAGCTCCTTTCCACCTCAGGACCCTTGCATATACAGTATTTTCAATTACTTCTAATATTCTTTCTTACTCACTCTActtctcactcccacccccaatcTCAGTCTGCCCACTTATCCTTCAGAACTCTGCTCAGAGGTTACTAATCAAGAAAGCTTGCCCTAAGCACCTCTCTACCAGCACTACCACCAGGATTAGGACCTCCAGTCATAAGCTCGCATAATATGCTGTACTCCTACTTTGTAGAACCGTCCATAATcataagtaatttatttaaatatgttccTTTCCTCCAAAACACACACAGCAATGAAAGTTAGCTCCATGAAGACAGatattatatcttttttcttctccactgCATTCCATATACTACCACAGTGTCCAGCACTAGtagttactcaataaataaatcccacCGATGAATGAAGGACCAGGTAACTGGACTGACAGAAAATCAGTCACATCACACATGGACTACAATCTCTGTAGTTCTGTTATGTAAATATCCCACactctgtgttttaaaaatataaatgaattaccATAGACAATATTAGATTAGAACCCCCAGTTTATAccaatcacaaaaataaattcaaaatctaaccataaaaaggagagcaaaaaagtagtaaaagaaaatataggaggaaGCCCTGATGATTTTGGTGtggaaaaatgttctgaaataagATGTGAAATTCAAAGCCACTGAGAAAAAGAGTGCATCAAATTTGAAACTTGAAGACCACAAACACAGTTAGAATGTAAACTATAAAGTcaaagaaagtatttgcaaaaaaaaaaaaaaaaaatctctctcgctctctctgaatgaataaataaataaatctttttaaaaaaaagaatatataacattgaacaatgaattagaaaaaaatccaattgagAAATGGGCAAACTCGTAGGAAAACTGTAAGTTATGGAGaatgttcattttcattcttaatcCTGGGAAGGAAAGGTAAAACAATGAGACATCACTTTtaactcattttacaaatttttttttagaatgagagagcaggtgggggggagggcagagggagaaagagagagagagagagagagagagagagagagagagagagagaatcttaaataatttttttttaatttttatttatttatgatagtcacacacagagagagagagagagagagaggcagagacataggcagagggagaagcaggctccacgcaccgggagcccgatgtgggattcgatcccgggtctcctccaggatcgcgccctgggccaaaggcaggcaccaaaccgctgcgccacccagggatcccaagagagagaatcttaagtaggttccccACTCAGTGCAAATCagtcagggctcaatctcagggccctaagatcatgacctgagccaaaaccaagagtctgatgcttaactaattgagtcacccaggcacctctcactTTATAAGGTTAGCAACATGAATATAGGGGGGAAATATTCTCATATATAGCTGTTAAGTTTATGTACTGGTGCAGTTTCTGGGGAGATAATTTGGTAGCATCAATTCAATGTATAcaacctatgacccagcaatactTCTTCTCCGTCACAGAGTAACATTTGCACGTATGAATGAagatgtttattatagcattgtTTGTgataaacaaatacaaacaacATGTATTCTCCATAGGCAAATGGCTAGCCACACTATGGAATGTTAtgcaaaaagtagaaagaataatgTGTATGCACTATGAACAGGTCTTCAAGGCCCAATACTAGGAGAAAATAGCAAATTGAggaatccagggcagccccggtggcttagcagtttagcgcagccttcagcccagggcatgattctggagacccaggatcgagtcccatgtggggtcccctgcatggagcctgcttctccctctgactgtgtgtgtgtgtgtgtgtctctctctctgtgtctctaataaataaatcttaaaaaaaaaattgaggaatcCAACATGaacccacacatatatgcatatgcacacaaaTAATATATGGGATCTATGAATGCATATGTATATTGTATGTGCAAGTATAGAAAAGGGCCTGGAAGGTAAATACATCAGAATAAACGTTTGGTGAGAGATGAGGAAGCCAGGAGTAGTAAAAGGTCATTAACTTTATCTGCAGTGTTtgaaatgtttacaaaaaaaCATTTATGCATCATTTATGaacttagcatttaaaaatattaaataaaatctataatgagaacatctggcacatagtaggtcttcACCAACCATGTATTCCTGTCCCTCCACCAAAAGTAATGAATACTTCAAACACAATAGACTGGTCCCAGCAACGTGTCCCACAAAAATGAAAGGTGTAAGACATAGCTGGGGGGAGAGAAGGCCCTCCCATGGCACACGGACAGCAGTGAGTTCGGGGGCTTGAGGGacagaggtggggggcgggggggagggggggagcaaaaagagaaatagcTGATACAGGTAGAAATGTCACTGACCAAGACACAACTGAACAAATGAGATGAGAGAAGTCAGTCTTGCGGAAACACAAAGACACACtccaaggaaaacagaagagaacagGATACTCTAAGGGCTCTCTTACTGAGCTTCTACAACATTGCAAGAGTTCACATGCAATATACCCCTTAGCTCTCAGAGCAAGGGAATCATGACACccgttttatttattaaagtatttatttattcatttattcattcattcatgagagacacggagccaggcagagacacaggcagagggagaagcaggctccatgcagggagcccgatgtgggactcgatcccaggaccccgggatcacgccctgcgccaaaggcagatgctcaactgactgagccacccaggcgccctccaaCACCCATTTTAGCCGCTGGACACTGAActtgggaggggtggaggggaggaggggtggaggggaggaggggtggaggggttcGCCCGCGGCCGCACAGCCAAAGCCCAACTGCTCTCCTTGCTACCGCGCTTCACGGACAACCAAGAAAAACAAGCAGAGGTACAGATGTCAACAATCAAAGCAAAGATCCGACGCGGAGGAGCGGGCATGTAAATGCAGACACAGGAGGCCCCGAGCCGCAGGAGGGGCGGGCGGAAGCGGCCGGGCCCCAGGCTCCCCGCCCGGGTCCCCGCGGAGCTCGCAGTCCTCCACCCGCGCCGGGCGCACCGAGAGACCAAACCTCCCGGCGCCTAGAAGGGCCCCAGCGCCGCGAGGAGGCGGGGCGAAGCGCAGCTTCCGGTTCCGGGCGCAAAGGCCCCACGTGTTCCGACCCGCCAGGCCCCGCGCGGCTCGGATCCGGCGGCGCTGCTTCGGCCGGGAGTGGGTGGGGGAGAAgccggggcaggggaggagccGCCGGAGCTGTCGGAGCCGTGAGTGCTGaggggctgggccgggccgggccgggccggatCGCGCAGAGCCGGGCAgggcggggaagggggggtggagggggggaggcTGAGACCCCGCCCCCCGGAGCCTCGGGACATCGCGCTGCCGCGGAGCAGGGGCGGCTGCGGGGTGGTGAGGGGCCCGGGGCGTGGCGGTCCCCGGGGCTGCAGCGGCCGGGGCtcgggcctcgggcctcggggACGCGGGGGGCGCTCGGGGCTCTCCTCGGTGCGGCCAccgccctccgccccctcccgAGGCCTGCGGAGACGCCGCCGGTTCGTCCCTCCCGCGGCTGCCGCGCCTGCCGAACCCCGGCACCGAGAGGGGTGCTCTGGGCCCCTTCACCCCCCCAGCCCTTCCTCACCCCGCCTTCCAGACTGTCGAGGAGCACCCctctgcgccccgccccccggcccccccggccccggcaAGCCCCATCACTTACcatcaccccccgccccccaacacacTCCGCCGCGGTCTTACCGCCTCGGACACCGCCTGCCTGGCCTGCGGCTTCTCAGCTGCCCCCGTGACCGACCCCTCGCTTCCCCTGAGGCTACCAGCTTCTGTCTCCACTTGCAGCTCCCTCCCCCGCCCAACCCCTCAACACCCAGTTTTGGCACTTCCCCGACACCACCCGTACCCACCGCGGGAGTGCACGGGCCTCGGCGGCTCGTCTGCTTGGGACCAAAAGTTTGTTAGTTCGTATGCCACGGGTGTGCTTTCTGCCTTCTCTCGGGTGTCAGCccgatttttattttcctggccGTCGGAGAGTCTCGTGTCCCAGGCGCCGTGACCTCCGCGCTGCCTCTGCCCGGGTGCCCAGGGCTGACCACCCCGAAGGGCAGGCCCCCAGGCCTAGCCGGGGTTTGGCCGCCTGGGTCCTGGACAGCGTTGCCGCCGCATCCAGGCTccggcttggggtgggggtgggggggggggtgttgaggGTTAGAACTGTTGCTTGCTCTCTCCGTGCACACACGGCAGGGGACACCCAGGGACACCCAGGgcagccttcctcctcctccggAGCCACGGAAAGCTAGTAGTggagctccccccgcccccccactccccactccccttccctcctcccagcttcTCTTCCAAGTTGCCCCGCGGGCTTGGTCCAGAAAGCCCCTAAAGAAGGGTGGTGAGAAAGCCATCGGGAGGCATGTCGGTGGGAAGTAGGTGACCACCAAGCAGTTAGGGTTTGTGGCCCTGTGTCTTGGGTAACTTTCTGCTGATACCTTGTAGTCTAAGCgggtgggcagggtgggaggcagggagggaggggatttTTCCTCTTAGGACCAAATACCTGGGATTCATAatctttccccctttctcctccAGCTGTACCCCTTTTTGCACTCTTTTAAGTACTATATTGCAGTAGACAGTCATTTCAAGGGCACAGCAAGGTTTACTACACGATGTGAGGGACTCTTGGGCATTACAAACTATACAGATGAGGTAAGTTACAGGTTTACATTGTTTTCCAGTTAATTTGGCACAGGCATGAAACAACAGTCCTAGACTCTTTTGACTCTTGCAAACCCTCCTGTAAATTTGGCCAGCCCTGGAAAAGTTGGATGCTTTCTGCTTGAACCTCAGGTTTACTTCCTTTGCCTTAGGTACTGGCTCTCAAACTCGCCCGTGCATCTCGAGCACCTGAAGGGAGAGCTTGTCGAGCAGATTGCTGGGGCCATCCCCAGATTTTCTGATAATAGGCCTGGGCCCGGGCTTGAAAATTTGCACATTTCTGACAAGTCTTTAGGTGCTCGTGCTGCTGGTTTAGGTTTCTCACACAGAGAACCACTGCCTTTGGCCAATCTCCTTCACATAAACAGTGCAGTGGTTTGGGGGATCAAAAGACCTGTGTGTGCACTTCTGTGTTAGAAACTAGTAATATGATCTCGTGTGGATAATTTAACCACGTAGGTCTGAGTTCTTTCGTTTTTAAAGTTAAGAAAgtgtactttaaaaagaaaaaaaagaaccctccaAATGCTAGTGATCTTATGCCAAATGGAAGATGAAATATTGATGAGTTTTTCCCTGGATTTTCTTAATTCTCTCAGTAGGAGCTTCCATTTTGACCATATAGCTTATATCTGTATCTAGTTTTTTACTGCAAATTGATAGTATGCTAAAGTCCCTGCTGTTTCTTAACTGCTTTTTACATTCTTTAAGGTCTGAGCCAGGGCTTTTCTCCTTGTCTTCTCTGCCCAGCACCCTAAATTGTGTGGGATACACAATCAATACTCAGTAGATATTTGTAGAATGAGTAACcctgttctctcttccctttgaaGAAGTTCTGTGCCACATTGTCAAGCAGTGTATGGCTATGCCAACTTAATTCCCCCAGTGGATTGGGATAAATGCCAATGCCAAATTCCTAAAACTGACCCTGTGAGTGGTTTATTACCAAAGCCCTGGCACCCACTGATTTTGAATTTTAGTGCATCTGTATCCAAGTTGGAGTAAGAGAAATAGGTAAAATTCAACccctatttactgagcaccttttcTATCAAGCAACTGACAAAGTTTTAGGCACTCGGAATATAACAATGTATAAAGAGATCCTTGCCATCCTGGGATGACTTCTACTATTTGGACCATGGTTTAATCTGCAGTGGAAACCTGCTACTCTTCTGATTCCTGTGGCCCAGCAGGCATGGGTCCCATCTTTTATCATCTTATCATAAGTGAGGGAGCCTCAGGCAATGCCAGAGGGAAGTCATCTAGATATACAGCAAAGAGTATTTTGAcaatagcagttttattttttttttaatttttaaaaaaatatttatttattcatgagagacagagagaaagagaggcagagacacaggcagagggagaagcagactccatgcagggagcccgacgctggactccATCCCtagtctccgggatcacgccctgaacc
This window of the Canis lupus dingo isolate Sandy chromosome 5, ASM325472v2, whole genome shotgun sequence genome carries:
- the LOC112671522 gene encoding olfactory receptor 6X1, with the translated sequence MRNGTTITEFILVGFPDIQGLQIPLFIVIFFIYILTLVGNGLIIVIVWAEPRLQIPMYFFLCNLSFLETWYTTTVIPKLLETFVVARATISIPCCLLQSFFHFFLGTTEFFILTIMSFDRYLAICKPLRYPTIMTSNLCLQLALSSWMVGFTIVFCQMLLLIQLPFCGNNVINHFYCDVGPILKAACVDTSILELLGLLATILVIPGSLLFTVISYIYILSTILQIPSATGRQKTFSTCASHLTVVSLLYGAVLFMYLRPTTHSSFKINKVVSVLNTILTPLLNPFIYTIRNKEVKAALRKTMTCPKTHHPE